The Macaca thibetana thibetana isolate TM-01 chromosome 19, ASM2454274v1, whole genome shotgun sequence genome has a segment encoding these proteins:
- the SMIM7 gene encoding small integral membrane protein 7, which produces MIGDILLFGTLLMNAGAVLNFKLKKKDTQGFGEESREPSTGDNIREFLLSLRYFRIFIALWNIFMMFCMIVLFGS; this is translated from the exons ATGATCGGAGACATCCTGCTGTTCGG GACGTTGCTGATGAATGCCGGGGCAGTGCTGAACTTTAAGCT GAAAAAGAAGGACACGCAGGGCTTTGGGGAGGAGTCGAGGGAGCCCAGCACAG GTGACAACATCCGGGAATTCTTGCTGAGCCTCAGATACTTTCGAATCTTCATCGCCCTGTGGAACATCTTCATGATGTTCTGCATGATCGT GCTGTTCGGCTCTTGA